Proteins from one Triticum aestivum cultivar Chinese Spring chromosome 7A, IWGSC CS RefSeq v2.1, whole genome shotgun sequence genomic window:
- the LOC123154015 gene encoding ornithine decarboxylase-like gives MAGGSAMQAVLAAPGVKGRKVRAFKGSEKDAVAGVVRSIAGTEEQGAFFVFDLAKVVDLYSGWCRALDGVRPYYAVKCNPEPAMLGAMATLGAGFDCASRAEIEAVLALGVVGPGSIVYANPCKPEAHLRYAAEVGVNLATYDTEDEVAKVKRCHPGCDLLLRIKGPDNPDAKIDLGTKYGARADEVVPLLRAAQSAGLRVAGVAFHVGACTSRVDVYRGAIEAARAAFDAAAQLGMPPMRVLDIGGGFMPDATFEGAAEAIGDALAQYFPRGCGVEMIGEPGQYFAETAFTLAARVIGRRTRGEVRQYWIDDGIYGALSCTILGDYVPRPRPLAAQLPPGGEKKYASTVFGPTCDSRDKVVSGYQLPEMQMGDWLVFDGIGAYAASSGSNFNGFLISDIKTHLAYST, from the coding sequence ATGGCCGGAGGCAGCGCAATGCAGGCGGTGCTGGCGGCCCCCGGTGTGAAGGGCCGGAAGGTGCGCGCGTTCAAGGGCAGCGAGAAGGACGCCGTTGCCGGCGTCGTGCGCTCCATCGCTGGCACCGAGGAGCAGGGCGCCTTCTTCGTCTTTGACCTCGCCAAGGTCGTCGACCTGTACAGCGGCTGGTGCCGCGCGCTGGACGGCGTGCGGCCCTACTACGCCGTCAAGTGCAACCCCGAGCCGGCGATGCTGGGCGCGATGGCGACTCTCGGCGCGGGATTCGACTGCGCCAGCCGCGCCGAGATCGAGGCCGTCCTCGCGCTCGGCGTCGTCGGGCCTGGGAGCATCGTGTACGCGAACCCGTGCAAGCCCGAGGCGCACCTCAGGTACGCGGCCGAGGTGGGCGTCAACCTCGCCACCTACGACACCGAGGACGAGGTGGCCAAGGTGAAGCGCTGCCACCCGGGCTGCGACCTCCTCCTCCGCATCAAGGGCCCCGACAACCCGGACGCCAAGATCGACCTCGGCACCAAGTACGGCGCGCGCGCCGACGAGGTGGTCCCGCTCCTGCGGGCCGCGCAGAGCGCGGGGCTCCGCGTCGCCGGCGTGGCGTTCCACGTCGGGGCGTGCACGTCCCGCGTCGACGTGTACCGCGGCGCGATCGAGGCCGCTCGCGCGGCGTTCGACGCGGCCGCGCAGCTCGGCATGCCGCCCATgcgcgtgctcgacatcggcggcGGATTCATGCCGGACGCCACGTTCGAGGGGGCGGCGGAGGCCATCGGCGACGCGCTCGCGCAGTACTTCCCGCGCGGGTGCGGCGTGGAGATGATCGGCGAGCCGGGGCAGTACTTCGCCGAGACGGCATTCACGCTCGCGGCGCGGGTCATCGGCAGGCGCACGCGCGGCGAGGTGCGCCAGTACTGGATCGACGACGGCATCTACGGCGCCCTCAGCTGCACCATCCTGGGCGACTACGTGCCGCGCCCCAGGCCGCTCGCCGCCCAGCTTCCGCCCGGCGGCGAGAAGAAGTACGCGTCGACGGTGTTCGGGCCGACGTGCGACTCCCGCGACAAGGTGGTGAGCGGGTACCAGCTGCCGGAGATGCAGATGGGGGACTGGCTCGTGTTCGACGGCATAGGCGCCTACGCCGCCTCGTCGGGCTCCAACTTCAACGGATTCTTGATCTCGGACATAAAGACGCATTTGGCCTACTCCACCTAG
- the LOC123150258 gene encoding lysine histidine transporter 2, whose amino-acid sequence MAMNTSKAATSDKGLQDIDDWLPITSSRNAKWWYSAFHNVTAMVGAGVLSLPYAMSELGWGPGVAAMILSWAITLYTLWQMVEMHECVPGKRFDRYHELGQHAFGQKLGLWIVVPQQLVVEVGVCIVYMVTGGKSLKKVHDLLRPEHSHPIRTSYFICIFGSAHFLLSQLPNFNSITGVSLAAAVMSLSYSTIAWAASLHHAGKAGPGHVVDYSMTASTTPGRTFNFLSALGDVAFAYAGHNVVLEIQATIPSTPEKPSKKPMWRGVVLAYIVVAICYLPVAFLGYYVFGNAVDDNILITLERPRWLIAAANMFVVIHVIGSYQIYAMPVFDMLETFLVKKLRFKPGWPLRLIARSLYVAFTMIVGIAIPFFGGLLGFFGGFAFAPTTYFLPCIMWLAIKKPVRFSMSWCINWICIIIGVLLSVLAPIGGLRSIIINYKTYQFFS is encoded by the exons ATGGCCATGAACACGAGCAAGGCGGCGACGTCGGACAAGGGGCTGCAGGACATCGACGACTGGCTGCCCATCACCTCCTCCCGGAACGCCAAGTGGTGGTACTCGGCCTTCCACAATGTCACCGCCATGGTCGGCGCCGGCGTCCTCAGCCTGCCCTACGCCATGTCCGAGCTCGGATG GGGTCCTGGCGTGGCGGCGATGATCCTGTCGTGGGCGATCACCCTGTACACGCTGTGGCAGATGGTGGAGATGCACGAGTGCGTGCCCGGCAAGCGCTTCGACCGGTACCACGAGCTGGGCCAGCACGCCTTCGGCCAGAAGCTGGGCCTCTGGATCGTCGTCCCGCAGCAGCTCGTCGTCGAGGTCGGCGTCTGCATCGTCTACATGGTCACCGGCGGCAAGTCGCTCAAGAAGGTGCACGACCTGCTCCGCCCGGAGCACAGCCACCCCATCCGCACCAGCTACTTCATCTGCatcttcggctccgcccacttcctCCTCTCCCAGCTCCCCAACTTCAACTCCATCACCGGCGTCTCCCTCGCTGCCGCCGTCATGTCGCTCAGCTACTCCACCATCGCCTGGGCGGCCTCGCTGCACCACGCCGGCAAGGCCGGGCCCGGCCACGTGGTCGACTACAGCATGACGGCGTCCACCACCCCCGGGAGGACCTTCAACTTCCTGAGCGCGCTCGGGGACGTGGCGTTCGCCTACGCCGGCCACAACGTGGTGCTGGAGATCCAGGCCACCATACCCTCCACGCCCGAGAAGCCGTCCAAGAAGCCCATGTGGCGGGGCGTCGTCCTGGCCTACATCGTCGTCGCCATCTGCTACCTCCCCGTCGCCTTCCTTGGCTACTACGTCTTTGGCAACGCCGTCGATGACAACATCCTCATCACCCTCGAGAGGCCCCGCTGGCTCATCGCCGCCGCCAACATGTTCGTCGTCATCCACGTCATCGGCAGCTACCAG ATCTATGCGATGCCGGTCTTCGACATGCTCGAGACCTTCCTGGTGAAGAAGCTGAGGTTCAAGCCCGGGTGGCCTCTTCGTCTCATCGCACGCTCGCTCTACGTTG CATTCACCATGATCGTTGGCATCGCCATCCCCTTTTTCGGTGGGCTACTAGGGTTCTTTGGTGGTTTTGCATTTGCCCCAACAACCTACTTC CTTCCCTGCATTATGTGGCTGGCAATCAAGAAGCCAGTGAGGTTCAGCATGTCGTGGTGCATCAActgg ATCTGCATAATCATCGGCGTGCTTCTGTCCGTTTTGGCGCCCATCGGAGGCCTCCGTTCCATCATCATCAACTACAAGACGTACCAATTCTTCTCATGA